A genomic window from Clostridia bacterium includes:
- a CDS encoding DUF3800 domain-containing protein: MSWKNRILFGDTTDADYVAFFDESGCADERDKSSRGFVLSCVIIKDNVLSKLNNQFTDIKNSFWENGENLIKLARLFDVTTNDILGLENEDGTKIHISNNFNNNGKINFNLNIFWR; the protein is encoded by the coding sequence ATGAGTTGGAAAAACAGGATTTTATTTGGGGATACAACTGATGCTGATTATGTCGCTTTTTTTGATGAAAGTGGTTGTGCAGATGAAAGAGATAAATCTTCAAGAGGCTTTGTATTATCTTGTGTAATAATTAAAGATAATGTATTATCTAAATTAAACAATCAATTTACAGATATTAAGAATAGTTTTTGGGAAAATGGCGAGAACCTAATAAAACTTGCAAGATTATTTGATGTTACAACTAATGATATTTTAGGCTTAGAAAATGAGGACGGTACAAAAATTCACATATCCAATAACTTTAATAATAACGGGAAAATTAATTTTAATTTAAATATATTTTGGAGATGA
- a CDS encoding PIN domain-containing protein yields MVSKQKKLKQSPSKSIVAIIRLVLVPMGFVTGWIISKEIMSIQIDGKLLLNMQGWLKVCIQVVSGLFISFLAFLIAPVVMKGIFALSGLIENALSKYSAKEVVMGILGLVVGVLLGFVCWFLLNSVESINPAFTITITVILMLIFGVVGMRLGAKLMSQVLPATNLTERSTLSVNDCPNMILLDTSALIDGRVLDIVRTGFLSGEVLIPNFVLTELARIADDEDVLKKNRGRRGLDIAAALQKEKAIHVKITDDINETDIDVKYIKTAQFYKAKLITVDYNLNKLATANNIVALNINDLSNAIKPIALPGEKMMVRIVKEGKERGQGIGYLPDGTMIVIENGGNYIGSEKEVTITTALQTSAGRIIFSRIM; encoded by the coding sequence ATGGTTTCAAAACAAAAAAAATTAAAGCAAAGTCCTTCTAAGAGCATAGTAGCTATAATCAGGCTTGTGCTGGTGCCGATGGGGTTTGTAACTGGCTGGATTATTTCTAAGGAAATAATGTCAATACAAATTGACGGCAAGTTGCTGCTCAATATGCAGGGATGGCTAAAAGTCTGCATTCAAGTAGTCAGCGGATTGTTTATTTCGTTTTTGGCTTTTTTGATTGCTCCAGTTGTCATGAAAGGGATTTTTGCTTTATCTGGATTAATAGAAAACGCGCTTTCTAAGTACAGTGCAAAAGAAGTTGTAATGGGAATTTTAGGACTTGTAGTAGGAGTCCTGCTTGGTTTTGTATGCTGGTTTTTATTAAACAGCGTAGAAAGCATCAATCCAGCATTCACTATAACCATTACTGTAATATTAATGCTAATATTTGGCGTTGTAGGAATGAGACTGGGTGCAAAACTTATGAGCCAGGTTTTGCCTGCTACCAACCTTACCGAAAGGTCAACTCTTTCTGTTAATGACTGCCCTAATATGATTTTGTTGGATACTTCAGCTCTTATTGACGGCAGAGTTTTGGATATTGTAAGAACAGGCTTTTTGAGCGGCGAAGTGCTAATACCTAATTTTGTTTTGACAGAATTAGCGCGTATCGCTGATGATGAAGATGTATTGAAAAAGAACCGCGGCCGCAGAGGCTTGGATATCGCCGCAGCATTGCAAAAAGAAAAAGCGATCCATGTCAAGATCACTGACGACATCAACGAAACTGATATTGATGTAAAATATATAAAGACTGCTCAGTTTTATAAGGCAAAATTGATAACAGTAGACTACAATCTTAACAAGCTGGCGACTGCCAACAATATAGTTGCGCTTAACATCAATGATCTTTCCAACGCAATCAAGCCGATAGCATTGCCTGGAGAAAAGATGATGGTACGCATAGTAAAAGAGGGTAAAGAACGCGGTCAAGGAATAGGTTATCTGCCTGACGGAACAATGATAGTAATAGAAAACGGAGGCAACTATATAGGCAGCGAAAAAGAAGTTACTATCACGACAGCGTTGCAGACCTCGGCAGGACGAATAATTTTTTCAAGAATAATGTAG
- the thpR gene encoding RNA 2',3'-cyclic phosphodiesterase — protein MRLFIAVNFDDTIKKKISQIADWLKQQGIKGNYAKESNYHITLLFLGQSEQSQIPFIKDAIVDINESHFDITLNNISSFGKNIIYLGVNDSKHLKNINAFLFNRLRNTFDLQPNRFSPHITLIRNPDYVPSGIKVDEILPYTYTVNDISLMQSLRVEGELVYRSIFVHKLK, from the coding sequence ATGAGATTGTTTATAGCTGTTAATTTTGACGATACAATAAAGAAAAAAATATCTCAAATTGCTGACTGGCTAAAGCAACAGGGCATTAAAGGCAATTACGCAAAAGAGTCCAATTATCATATAACTCTTTTGTTTTTGGGACAAAGCGAACAGTCGCAGATTCCTTTTATTAAGGACGCGATAGTCGACATCAACGAAAGCCATTTTGACATAACTTTAAATAACATTTCCAGCTTTGGAAAAAACATAATATATCTTGGCGTCAACGACTCAAAACATCTAAAAAACATCAATGCATTTCTTTTTAATAGATTAAGGAACACCTTTGACCTGCAGCCCAATAGATTTTCTCCTCATATTACACTCATACGCAATCCTGATTATGTACCTAGCGGTATTAAGGTTGACGAGATATTGCCTTATACTTACACGGTTAATGATATAAGTCTTATGCAGTCATTAAGGGTTGAGGGGGAATTGGTGTATAGGTCAATATTTGTTCATAAACTCAAATAA
- a CDS encoding ATP-dependent RecD-like DNA helicase, producing MKIEGTVEDIIYRNEENGYTVMIIDNGGEPVTCVGYFPMLSEGEYLCLEGENRYNSKYGMQFAVKNIASVSPQTTTGIVSFLASGLIHGVGEVTATRIVDKFGLKTFEIIEKSPERLAEIKGISLEKANSISESYKSVQSMREAVMFLQSYGISPSLSLKIYREYGNQVKEIVLHNPYKLVEDIEGIGFVTADKIAQKIGIKKDSEFRLRAGIIYILNTAAERNGHTYLPIEELNQNVLEVLSVNKTAEELYDFYEKMVIDGKLKFYTKPEHRCIALSYLYHVEKNIAQRLLTLIQSADDLKNDYSEDIERYEQKKGYKFDSVQKKAISSCLNDGVLIITGGPGTGKTTIISCVLDILRIRGGKFLLLAPTGRAAKRMQEATGEEAMTIHRALQPDFKGHGFMYNENNPLEYDYIIVDEISMIDAFLMNGLLKAIRSGTHLILLGDKDQLPSVGAGNVLADLLLSGKLPITYLTHIYRQSDTSNIVTNAHLINNGKMPVIDNSASKDFFFLSASSPERILSATVEMVTQRLTNFTGFSPQRIQVLAPMKNGVAGVINLNRQLQNSLNPASPNKPEITYGNQTFRVGDKVMHIANNYELEWQKVDESGIITSGVGVFNGDMGIVISVTPSTGELVVEFEDGRRATYGAETMEELMLAYAITVHKSQGCEFDACVIVLTGGSYMINTRNLLYTALTRAKNYAVLIGEKETIRKMVNNTFTQTRYTMLREMLDTYSNQMELFS from the coding sequence TTGAAAATAGAAGGCACAGTAGAAGATATCATTTACCGAAATGAAGAAAATGGTTATACGGTAATGATAATTGATAACGGCGGCGAACCTGTAACTTGTGTCGGCTATTTTCCTATGCTTTCCGAAGGCGAATATTTATGTCTTGAAGGAGAAAACCGATACAACTCTAAGTATGGCATGCAGTTTGCGGTCAAAAATATTGCATCTGTATCGCCTCAAACCACGACAGGTATAGTTAGTTTTTTGGCAAGTGGACTTATTCATGGCGTAGGTGAAGTTACCGCCACCAGAATAGTAGACAAATTCGGTTTAAAGACCTTTGAAATAATAGAAAAATCGCCCGAAAGGCTGGCGGAGATAAAAGGCATTTCTTTGGAAAAAGCCAACAGCATTTCTGAATCATATAAATCCGTTCAGTCTATGCGCGAAGCGGTGATGTTTTTGCAAAGTTACGGCATTTCTCCGTCTTTGTCCTTAAAGATTTACCGCGAATACGGGAATCAGGTTAAAGAAATTGTTTTACATAATCCATATAAGCTGGTTGAAGACATAGAAGGAATAGGTTTTGTAACCGCTGATAAAATAGCCCAAAAGATCGGAATTAAAAAAGACAGCGAGTTTAGGCTAAGAGCAGGCATTATTTATATACTCAACACAGCTGCAGAACGAAACGGTCATACCTATCTTCCAATTGAAGAACTCAACCAAAACGTGCTAGAAGTGCTTAGTGTCAATAAAACTGCTGAAGAGCTATATGATTTTTATGAAAAAATGGTCATAGACGGCAAGCTCAAGTTTTATACCAAACCCGAACATAGATGCATCGCATTATCTTATCTTTATCATGTAGAAAAAAATATTGCGCAAAGACTGCTAACTCTTATCCAAAGTGCAGATGATTTAAAAAACGATTATTCTGAAGACATAGAAAGATACGAGCAAAAAAAGGGTTATAAATTTGACTCTGTGCAAAAAAAGGCTATTTCGTCATGTCTAAATGACGGAGTACTTATAATCACAGGCGGTCCCGGGACAGGGAAAACTACAATTATTTCGTGCGTGCTTGATATATTGCGAATAAGAGGCGGAAAATTTTTATTGCTTGCGCCTACCGGCAGAGCGGCCAAGCGTATGCAGGAAGCGACAGGTGAAGAAGCAATGACTATTCATAGAGCCCTTCAGCCGGATTTTAAGGGACATGGCTTTATGTATAACGAAAACAATCCGCTTGAATATGACTACATAATTGTAGATGAAATCTCTATGATTGATGCATTCCTTATGAACGGTTTGCTAAAAGCCATAAGATCAGGCACTCATCTTATATTATTAGGGGACAAAGACCAGCTGCCCAGTGTGGGCGCGGGAAATGTTTTGGCTGATTTGCTTCTTAGCGGCAAACTGCCTATCACATATTTGACGCATATTTATCGCCAAAGCGACACTTCCAATATCGTTACAAACGCGCATCTTATTAATAATGGCAAAATGCCCGTTATAGATAATTCAGCTTCAAAGGATTTTTTCTTTTTATCCGCTAGTTCACCCGAACGGATTTTGAGCGCAACCGTCGAAATGGTAACTCAAAGACTTACCAATTTTACAGGCTTTTCGCCTCAAAGAATACAGGTGCTGGCACCCATGAAAAATGGTGTTGCTGGTGTAATCAATCTAAACCGCCAGCTTCAAAACAGCCTTAATCCAGCCAGTCCTAATAAACCTGAAATAACCTACGGAAACCAGACATTCAGAGTAGGCGACAAAGTCATGCATATAGCCAACAATTACGAATTAGAATGGCAAAAAGTAGACGAAAGCGGAATAATAACCAGCGGAGTGGGAGTTTTTAACGGCGATATGGGTATTGTAATAAGCGTAACGCCTTCTACGGGCGAGCTTGTAGTGGAGTTTGAAGACGGACGGCGGGCTACTTATGGCGCTGAAACTATGGAAGAGCTTATGCTTGCTTATGCGATAACCGTACACAAAAGCCAAGGTTGCGAATTTGATGCATGCGTCATAGTCTTAACAGGCGGAAGCTATATGATCAATACTCGAAACCTTTTATATACAGCATTGACACGAGCAAAAAACTATGCTGTACTTATAGGTGAAAAAGAAACAATACGCAAAATGGTAAATAATACATTTACGCAGACCAGATATACAATGTTAAGAGAGATGCTGGATACATATTCCAATCAAATGGAGTTGTTTTCATAA
- the metK gene encoding methionine adenosyltransferase: protein MKYKLFTSESVTIGHPDKICDQISDAVLDYIIEKDPDARVACDVAVNTGLVLVMGEITTDCYVDIPKIARETIKNIGYTDARYGFDYNSCAVLTSIDEQSPDIAMGVLNSKDAVSQDPADLMGAGDQGMVFGYACQETPELMPLPIMLAHGLTDKLAKYRIDGTLPYLRPDGKAQVTVVYDGDIPIGVDAVVVSAQHAEDVDRKTMEKDIWALVNEVIPAKYITKDTKFYMNPTGRFVIGGPQGDSGLTGRKIITDTYGGYCPHGGGAFSGKDPTKVDRSAAYMARYVCKNIVASGIADKCQIEISYAIGKPRPISLCVDTFGTSQYSDFQIQEIINDVFDLRPYDIIKTLDLRRPIYSATARNGHFGKPEFPWEQTNKVDAILQAAEGLSKKD from the coding sequence ATGAAATATAAATTATTTACTTCCGAAAGTGTAACAATTGGGCATCCCGACAAAATCTGCGATCAGATTTCAGATGCTGTATTAGATTATATTATTGAAAAAGATCCTGATGCGCGGGTAGCTTGTGATGTCGCAGTTAATACAGGGCTTGTGCTTGTTATGGGCGAGATCACTACAGATTGCTATGTGGATATACCCAAGATAGCACGCGAAACCATAAAAAACATCGGCTATACTGATGCAAGATACGGCTTTGATTATAATTCTTGCGCGGTATTGACTTCTATTGACGAGCAATCACCTGACATTGCTATGGGTGTGCTTAATTCTAAAGATGCCGTTTCTCAAGATCCGGCAGATCTGATGGGTGCAGGAGATCAAGGCATGGTTTTTGGATATGCTTGTCAAGAAACTCCCGAACTAATGCCTTTGCCTATAATGCTGGCTCACGGACTGACGGACAAGCTAGCAAAATATAGAATTGATGGAACATTGCCTTATCTTAGACCTGACGGAAAAGCGCAAGTTACCGTAGTCTATGATGGAGATATCCCCATAGGCGTAGATGCCGTAGTCGTTAGCGCACAGCATGCCGAAGACGTAGACAGAAAGACTATGGAAAAAGATATTTGGGCATTGGTAAATGAAGTTATTCCTGCAAAATATATAACAAAAGACACCAAGTTTTATATGAACCCTACCGGCAGGTTTGTAATAGGCGGACCTCAGGGTGACAGCGGATTGACAGGCAGAAAAATTATTACTGATACATACGGCGGCTATTGTCCTCATGGCGGCGGAGCATTCAGCGGCAAAGACCCTACCAAGGTTGACCGCAGCGCAGCATACATGGCAAGATATGTTTGCAAAAACATTGTAGCATCAGGTATTGCTGACAAATGCCAGATCGAGATTTCATACGCAATCGGCAAGCCTCGTCCTATTTCACTTTGCGTGGATACATTTGGTACATCGCAATATTCAGATTTTCAGATTCAAGAAATAATCAATGATGTGTTTGATTTGCGCCCCTATGACATTATAAAAACTCTTGATTTAAGACGTCCTATCTATAGCGCTACTGCGCGCAACGGACATTTTGGAAAACCTGAATTCCCTTGGGAACAAACTAACAAGGTTGATGCAATATTGCAGGCAGCTGAGGGATTAAGTAAAAAAGACTAA
- the proS gene encoding proline--tRNA ligase, translating into MAQNEFVKNIADIETDFTQWYTDVILKTGLVDYGPVKGTMVIRPYGYAIWEFIQSGLDKRIKETGHQNAYFPMFIPESFLKKEAEHVEGFAPEVARVTHVGNEPLAEALVVRPTSETIICDMYSRWVQSYRDLPLLINQWANVVRMEKTTRPFLRTSEFLWQEGHTVHATEQEAREETLKMLNVYVEFLKDELAIPVLPGQKSIKEKFAGAEDTYSIEAMMLDGKSLQAGTSHYLGQNFAKAFNIRFLDRDGTHKYVYQTSWGVTTRLIGALIMVHGDKRGLVLPPKVAPVQTIIIPIAAHKPGVEEKADEILNSLKSLGIRAKVDNSDASPGWKFNEYEMKGVPVRIEIGPRDIENGVAVVSRRDTLEKSTIKLDNIAQEIEELLRTIQVDMYNKAKAFLDSHITVVHNMDEMEQVINNKHFALSMWCGDQACEDFVKQKLQATSRNMPFDQTPCGDTCAVCGKKAKHKIFWGRAY; encoded by the coding sequence ATGGCTCAAAACGAATTTGTGAAAAACATTGCAGATATAGAAACAGATTTTACGCAGTGGTATACTGATGTTATATTGAAAACTGGTCTTGTAGATTATGGTCCCGTAAAAGGTACCATGGTAATACGCCCTTACGGTTATGCAATATGGGAATTTATCCAAAGCGGACTTGATAAGCGCATAAAGGAAACAGGGCATCAAAACGCGTATTTTCCTATGTTCATTCCCGAAAGCTTTTTGAAAAAAGAGGCTGAACATGTAGAGGGCTTTGCACCTGAAGTTGCGCGCGTTACTCATGTGGGAAATGAGCCTTTGGCAGAAGCGCTTGTAGTACGTCCCACATCAGAAACGATTATTTGCGATATGTATTCACGCTGGGTACAATCATATCGTGATTTGCCTTTGCTTATCAATCAGTGGGCAAACGTCGTAAGAATGGAAAAGACAACAAGACCGTTTTTGCGCACATCTGAATTTTTGTGGCAAGAAGGACATACAGTACATGCCACCGAACAAGAGGCGCGTGAAGAAACCTTGAAAATGCTCAATGTTTATGTTGAGTTTTTGAAAGACGAGCTTGCTATACCTGTTTTGCCCGGACAAAAATCTATAAAAGAAAAATTTGCGGGAGCAGAAGATACTTACAGCATAGAAGCTATGATGCTAGACGGCAAAAGCCTGCAGGCAGGAACATCGCATTACTTAGGACAAAATTTCGCCAAGGCTTTTAATATAAGATTTCTTGATCGTGACGGAACTCACAAATATGTTTACCAGACTTCTTGGGGTGTTACTACTCGTCTTATCGGAGCTCTTATTATGGTGCACGGAGACAAACGCGGTCTTGTTTTGCCGCCTAAAGTTGCGCCCGTTCAAACTATAATTATTCCGATAGCAGCACACAAACCTGGTGTTGAAGAAAAGGCTGATGAAATATTGAACTCTTTAAAATCTTTGGGAATACGTGCCAAGGTCGATAATTCTGACGCTTCGCCTGGATGGAAATTTAATGAGTATGAAATGAAAGGCGTACCCGTAAGAATCGAAATAGGTCCGCGCGACATAGAAAACGGTGTGGCTGTTGTTAGCCGCCGCGACACCTTAGAAAAATCTACAATTAAACTTGACAATATCGCGCAAGAAATTGAAGAGCTCTTGAGAACTATTCAAGTAGATATGTATAATAAGGCAAAAGCCTTTTTGGATTCGCATATTACTGTTGTCCACAATATGGATGAAATGGAGCAGGTTATTAATAATAAGCATTTTGCTTTGTCAATGTGGTGCGGAGATCAAGCATGCGAAGATTTTGTAAAGCAAAAGCTCCAAGCAACTTCACGTAATATGCCTTTTGACCAAACACCTTGCGGCGACACTTGTGCTGTATGCGGCAAAAAAGCTAAACATAAGATTTTCTGGGGCAGAGCATATTAA
- the recR gene encoding recombination mediator RecR, with protein MKKTSLEPIERLINQFTKLPGVGYKTAQRYAYAVIDMSSEQANEFSQAIIDTKSMIKYCKICGNFSTDEICPICAERKSDVICVVSEPKDVLAMEKVRGYKGVYHILHGNISPLQSKGPDDINIKSLIKRVSEGGVKEVILATNPTVEGEATAVYIAKLLKTLGVKTTRLAQGISAGSDIEYADEITLTQALENRKEI; from the coding sequence ATGAAAAAAACATCTTTGGAGCCTATTGAACGGCTTATTAATCAATTTACCAAATTGCCCGGAGTTGGATATAAGACGGCGCAAAGATATGCTTATGCTGTTATCGATATGTCATCAGAGCAGGCAAACGAGTTTTCGCAAGCGATAATAGACACGAAGAGTATGATAAAATATTGCAAAATATGCGGAAATTTTTCTACTGATGAAATTTGTCCTATATGCGCCGAACGAAAAAGTGATGTTATATGTGTAGTGAGTGAGCCAAAAGATGTGCTTGCCATGGAAAAGGTAAGAGGATACAAAGGCGTTTATCACATATTGCACGGCAATATTAGTCCTTTGCAATCTAAAGGTCCTGACGATATCAATATAAAGTCACTCATAAAAAGGGTTTCGGAAGGCGGAGTAAAAGAAGTAATCTTAGCTACCAATCCCACGGTAGAAGGCGAGGCAACCGCGGTTTATATAGCTAAACTTTTAAAAACTCTGGGAGTTAAGACTACAAGGCTTGCCCAAGGCATTTCGGCAGGCAGCGATATAGAATATGCCGATGAAATAACGCTTACACAGGCGCTGGAAAACAGAAAAGAAATTTAA
- a CDS encoding YbaB/EbfC family nucleoid-associated protein, which produces MGNFGRFGGMGNMQQMMKQAKQIQESMKKAQEELENSEVEATSGGGMVTVKLSGMKKLISITIKPEAVDPDDVEMLEDMITAAFNEAFEKAEELYAQKMGMFSGLL; this is translated from the coding sequence ATGGGAAATTTCGGAAGATTTGGCGGCATGGGCAATATGCAGCAAATGATGAAGCAGGCAAAGCAAATACAGGAAAGCATGAAAAAAGCCCAGGAAGAATTGGAAAATTCAGAAGTTGAAGCAACCTCTGGCGGCGGCATGGTTACTGTAAAACTAAGCGGAATGAAAAAGCTTATTTCAATTACCATTAAGCCTGAGGCGGTAGATCCTGACGATGTTGAAATGTTGGAAGATATGATAACGGCCGCATTTAACGAAGCTTTTGAAAAAGCAGAAGAATTATATGCCCAAAAGATGGGAATGTTTTCGGGACTTCTATAA
- the dnaX gene encoding DNA polymerase III subunit gamma/tau gives MSYTALYRKYRPKTFKEVAGQDAVKRTLVNQIKNDRIGHAYLFTGTRGTGKTTVARIFSRAVNCLNPQDGSPCGVCDICKIQDNIDIIEIDGASSNRVEAIRDLKEQVKYPPVNSKYKVYIVDEVHMLTDSSYNALLKTLEEPPEYVIFILATTEPQKIPPTIMSRCMRFDFKLVSTKEIAEIISNVFASSNIKASKEAIELIARSGMGSVRDALSIADMCAGFSREGVTYDDVLELLGASDNMVIGNLAKSILSGDLNNSLEIINQMAESGKSMNVIARDLTTYFRNLGIAKTCKEPNEILGLPKEVLDSLLEISAQADMDKITVCIDIFGSLDQDLRYGLNPRITLENAVFKASRLIINTPNAILARLNELEKKISDLKTQNIVAVETPKEFTKSVHQDEKNKQNNQTKENNEQTEIKLEIQQKPELKQETHEQKETSEPIEISEAYIPPQREGHFIADTDDIFSDGVSVQNIAEKKLGELAYKLRESGEVLLHFQLTNNVERIKLENGVLTATVYDNNSYKLLSEEKSKQKIEKLLNGLKFSVILSEPVDVKYQEKSISRLKELAGSKLEIK, from the coding sequence ATGAGCTATACGGCATTATATCGAAAATACCGTCCCAAGACTTTTAAAGAAGTAGCGGGACAAGACGCTGTTAAGCGCACACTGGTCAATCAAATTAAGAATGACCGCATAGGTCACGCTTACCTTTTTACTGGAACGCGCGGAACAGGCAAAACCACAGTTGCTCGTATTTTTTCAAGAGCAGTCAATTGCCTCAATCCGCAAGACGGTTCGCCTTGTGGTGTTTGCGATATATGCAAAATTCAAGACAATATTGACATTATAGAAATAGACGGTGCTAGTTCAAACAGAGTAGAAGCGATAAGAGATCTTAAAGAACAGGTCAAGTATCCGCCCGTCAACAGCAAGTACAAAGTATATATCGTGGACGAAGTGCATATGCTGACGGACAGTTCATATAACGCGCTCTTAAAGACCCTGGAAGAACCGCCCGAATATGTCATATTTATTTTGGCAACTACCGAACCTCAAAAAATTCCTCCGACTATAATGTCAAGATGCATGAGGTTTGACTTTAAACTTGTTTCAACAAAAGAAATTGCAGAGATTATTTCAAATGTTTTTGCTAGTTCAAACATAAAAGCATCTAAAGAAGCAATAGAACTTATCGCAAGAAGCGGAATGGGAAGCGTAAGAGACGCCTTGTCAATAGCCGATATGTGCGCAGGATTTTCTCGTGAAGGCGTAACTTATGACGATGTGCTGGAACTTTTGGGTGCCAGCGATAATATGGTTATAGGCAATCTTGCCAAAAGCATTTTGTCAGGCGATCTCAACAACTCGCTTGAAATAATCAATCAAATGGCGGAATCCGGCAAGAGCATGAATGTTATTGCGCGCGACCTTACAACATATTTTAGAAACCTGGGCATTGCCAAGACCTGCAAAGAGCCAAATGAAATTTTGGGCTTGCCCAAAGAAGTATTGGATAGTCTGCTTGAAATAAGTGCTCAAGCGGATATGGACAAAATAACAGTATGCATTGATATATTTGGTTCACTTGACCAAGACTTAAGATACGGACTTAACCCTAGAATCACTTTGGAAAATGCGGTCTTTAAGGCTTCAAGATTAATAATTAATACACCTAATGCAATATTGGCTAGACTTAACGAACTAGAAAAAAAAATTTCTGATTTAAAGACACAAAATATTGTTGCAGTTGAAACGCCCAAAGAATTTACTAAGTCTGTACATCAAGATGAAAAAAATAAGCAAAACAACCAAACAAAAGAAAACAACGAACAAACTGAAATAAAATTAGAGATACAACAAAAGCCAGAACTCAAACAAGAAACACACGAACAAAAAGAAACATCAGAGCCGATTGAAATCAGCGAGGCATACATACCACCTCAAAGAGAAGGACATTTTATAGCAGATACTGATGATATATTTTCAGACGGCGTATCTGTTCAAAATATAGCAGAAAAAAAATTAGGCGAACTTGCATATAAGTTAAGAGAAAGTGGAGAAGTTTTACTGCATTTTCAATTGACCAATAATGTGGAAAGAATTAAGCTAGAAAACGGAGTACTTACAGCCACAGTTTATGATAATAATTCATATAAACTGTTATCAGAAGAAAAATCAAAACAAAAAATAGAAAAACTGCTGAATGGGCTCAAGTTTTCGGTTATTTTGTCCGAGCCGGTAGATGTAAAATATCAAGAAAAATCAATAAGTCGTCTTAAAGAACTGGCAGGCAGCAAACTTGAAATTAAGTAA
- a CDS encoding sigma-70 family RNA polymerase sigma factor, producing MKPLDKEILIEKAHNGDTEAIERLLTQYKDRVKKLARAYFLVGGDTDDLIQEGMIGLYKAIRDYDSQKGKGNFTAFADMCINRNMQTAVKTALRNKHRALNESLSLNKETDGEEEFINYIIDEHADNPLDVLLKDEQLRDFRTFIQNDLSKLEKKVLMEYLEGHSYSEIAAKLNKGTKAVDNTLQRIKKKLIPLYHL from the coding sequence ATGAAGCCATTAGACAAAGAAATTTTGATTGAAAAGGCACATAACGGCGATACTGAAGCAATAGAACGCCTTTTGACGCAATACAAAGACCGAGTAAAAAAACTTGCCAGAGCGTATTTTTTGGTAGGTGGGGATACCGACGACCTTATTCAAGAAGGAATGATTGGACTTTATAAGGCCATAAGGGATTATGACAGCCAAAAAGGCAAAGGCAATTTTACCGCATTTGCGGATATGTGTATTAATCGCAATATGCAGACGGCGGTAAAAACAGCTTTGAGAAACAAACACAGAGCCCTAAATGAATCCTTGAGCTTAAACAAAGAAACGGACGGCGAAGAAGAATTTATAAATTACATAATAGATGAGCACGCAGACAATCCGCTTGATGTCTTGTTAAAAGATGAGCAGTTAAGAGACTTTAGAACATTTATCCAAAACGATTTGAGCAAGCTAGAAAAAAAGGTTTTAATGGAATATCTTGAAGGACATTCTTATAGCGAGATTGCTGCTAAGTTAAACAAAGGCACAAAAGCTGTGGATAACACATTGCAGAGAATAAAGAAAAAACTTATACCTTTATATCATTTATAA